The genomic region AAAGCAAAATTACTCTGTGAATCCAAGAAGCCGTGTTTATCAAAGTTAAATAAACCGGTTTTAGTTTATTTCAAGAGCAGACTTGCGTTCAAGATCATAAAACTGAACAActagtttttttctctcttataGTTTTGTCTGAAAGAATAATGAGAAGAAATGCAAGTACCAAAATATTACATTATGATTCGATGTAGGAATGCTTGGGCCATCTACGTTGTTTTAGCAAATAGCGTGTGAATGAATGAGTCTGTTTCTAAACAATTGGAGCAATGAGAGTTCCTTACACTAATTAATACTACTTACACTCAAATTAGTTTACTAATCTTGCGTTACTTTTAATGATTTAGTTGATATTTTGCATTTGTTTGTACTGTGATGTGATTGCTGGGGATTCTGGTTTTGAAGCAGATATTGTGCTCATCACTATTTAAAGAAGCGCGCCTGAGTATATACAGTAAGATGCCGCGCGTTTATTTGCATGTTCGCGTTCCCCGGAAGTTTGAAAAAGTATTCTCTGAAATAATTCTTTGTTGCTTAACATTACTATGCAGCAGCTGCCGTGCTGTTCGCTGGGAGGTTCGGTCCAACTCGATCGGACCTCTTTACATGTGCTTGTACTCGGATCTGTCTCTGGGTATTTGAATTTGGCTGGTAGCCGTAAGTTTATGGTGAATATGATAAACCGACAGAATCACCACGATGACGAGGCCCAGTGTCAGCCCCAGTATAAGGGGGAGAGTCTCCTCTAACTGTTCCTGTTGGTCCACTACACAGGCAGAGGCTGTAAGTAAAATGAGAGATAAATATTAAACGCAGAATCTGAAAACCTGAAGGGATCTGTCTTTTAAATAGCAGCAGCTATGTTTATACTTCCAATGTTTAATATACTTTCAATGTGCTTTAAAATGCTAGACATGACTGAGCGCATTCCCTTTGCTGTATGGTTATACACGTTACTTTCTCCAAAACGGGATACTGGCAGGAAAGAATATTTGAAAGAAAAGGGAGTTTTAAAAGGACTACAAGAGGCTAGTGGATTAAACAGTCTTTACCTTCGCTGAATATGAAGTCCCGCTTGAGGCCGAAAGGCTGGATATGAATTTGAGATAGGAGAACGGCAACGACTTTCTGGTGATCACTGGAGATGAGGGAAATTGTTTCCTGGGCCTCGCACTTGTACGATTTACCAAGCGGAGTCACGAACAGAGAAAGGTGGCGTGAAGTGGCTGTGTGCTTCCCAACTGCAGGGGGAAAAAGGGGACAAATTCTTGCTGAAACTGTATTAGAAGAATATCATTGATCACAGCGGCCGAGAGAATGCGATGTCCAGATATTAAATAGCCTAATGTTGGctaaatgatacaatatttacaaaatttGTAGCTACAAAcccagtcttgatgaaaggtctcgacgCGAAAAGTAGACTTTTTTTAACCACAGATTGtgtctagcctgctgagttcctccagcattgtgtgtgttctACTACAAATTCAAGCCGTTTACAAACTAAATGCACTTGTATGTCTGTGTAATATTTCATCCATGCTCGGTAGTCACTAGCTTGCGTAAAGGGGTGATATTATCCTTGTGTGTAGTAATGCAATAATGTGGTAATGCATGACATTCTTTGTCGTTTTTAATCAGTCCAACGTTTTATTTCTAGGTGGATGTAACACCAGTTTGTGTAATTGATAATTTGTACCACAAATGTTATCAATGCCCCAGTTTTGAGCGATTCTAAAAAGGTACATCTTTTAGTACTCGATATATTATGCTGTGTTATTTTTCTTCTACTGTTATTCCgattttttttttgtaccatTGTGGCTATTTTTACATACCTACTCAGAAATGGTAGTGAATTTCATTGGCTAGATAACAGTGCAGCATTCGACAGGAGACTTTAGACAGCTATTACAAGAACTAACCCCCAAAACAAATATTGCACCAGACTTCCTGTTAGTGGTGAACGAAAACTGTCACCGGTTGGTAGGAATTAATCCTGACACTAAACATGATAAAGCATAAACTTCAATAGTCCCACAGCTCTAACAAAAGTGTGCTCATACTCAGTCTCCCTGTCATTTAATTGTAAGCAGTGTGCGAATAACAATCTAATGAAATAACTTACGGTTGGCTGCATCTTTAAAGTGGCTGGATTCAGATAAATCATAAACGAACTGAATCTTATTGACTTTCCAGAAGTGTTCTTGCCTTGTAGATATATTGCGGGTCTCCTATAAGAAGTTTATGGACAACTATCATTATTACATATACGGCTTTCTTTAAAATAAAATCACAGTGGAGGATTTTAAATGAAAGGAATGGCAAACTGAAAGGAATGACAAAGTCGCTTGGCGACTTTGACGCAGGATTATGAATCTTGGCGTGTTttctaatatttactattgacCAGCTTGTTTAGGTTTGTGGCATGTACAAATATTAACGAACTGCGTCCGTTGATTACCGTATGAGTTACAAGGTCCTGGAATCCTCGGCTACTCAGAGAATGGATTTTCTTTCTATAAACCGTATTATTATTTGTATGAACTTTGGCTGTAATTCACAGGCATTTTTTTTTACCTGCACAAAGTAGAGTTTAAAACTGTATGTGCCGTCGGCCCAGGAAATCTGCAGTTCAGATTCGTTGCTCCCACATCTTCCTCTAACTTCTGCACTTCGTGGAATTGAAATGTCTGCTTGTTCTGTAATGAGCTAAGACCAAATGAAAGGTCAAACGTTTACATTATAAAGCATTGTGTGTTAAACAAGTCTTTGAGGGGTGAAATGTCATGATGAACTAGGCCAATTGAATCAATTAAGTGTTTTAAAAAAGCGGTTATCTTAAAATCATAGCTTCAATGCACATTGTTTTTCAATGTAAGTGATTAATTCGTTTCCTCATGCTTATATCAACTAGGAAATGATCAAAGATCTGGGTAGGTATGTTGCCTTACATCTACATAGTTACTGGCCCGTGCATCGTAGGCGACAATAAATTTTGCTGCAAACTCCGCCATCAGACAC from Mobula birostris isolate sMobBir1 chromosome 8, sMobBir1.hap1, whole genome shotgun sequence harbors:
- the lamp5 gene encoding lysosome-associated membrane glycoprotein 5 yields the protein METSRKHHFTPALHVLAFLLNILQGVGAEQETENLSGLSTDPYKDIFVVRENGTTCLMAEFAAKFIVAYDARASNYVDLITEQADISIPRSAEVRGRCGSNESELQISWADGTYSFKLYFVQETRNISTRQEHFWKVNKIQFVYDLSESSHFKDAANLGKHTATSRHLSLFVTPLGKSYKCEAQETISLISSDHQKVVAVLLSQIHIQPFGLKRDFIFSEASACVVDQQEQLEETLPLILGLTLGLVIVVILSVYHIHHKLTATSQIQIPRDRSEYKHM